From a single Sphingomonas oryzagri genomic region:
- a CDS encoding entericidin EcnAB yields MHRRILLAAAAALALAACSQKTGDAAADTANSAMNDAAADTNATLSATDNAADAAQPGLSQAGNAIDNAADATGNAFSAAANSVDNATH; encoded by the coding sequence ATGCACCGCCGCATCCTTCTCGCCGCCGCCGCAGCCCTCGCGCTCGCCGCCTGCAGCCAGAAGACGGGCGACGCCGCCGCCGATACCGCGAACTCCGCGATGAACGACGCCGCGGCCGACACCAACGCCACCCTTTCGGCCACCGACAACGCCGCCGACGCCGCGCAGCCCGGACTGAGCCAGGCGGGCAACGCGATCGACAATGCGGCCGACGCCACCGGCAACGCCTTCTCCGCCGCCGCCAACAGTGTCGACAACGCCACACACTGA
- a CDS encoding sensor histidine kinase has product MIEALKAPIRRHWPRLRLRTILLLTFVAVAALPGFGALFLRVYENTLVRQTEAELVAQGAALAAVAAADWPGAKPVPENEPQAMDPDGVAGGTLSTIDLRTTPILPERPDPVSSASPPRADALAAAGRLTPILRATSRTTLASILLLDAEGRILTGPNSGESYAALPEVADALHGDPDTVLRRNGAYRQRYALEWLSRASDLRIHHARPVIVEGHVVGVLLLSRSPRALFRGLYEDRGKILLGIGLIFAALVVLSGLLSRGIARPIEALSEATRQVALGGGGVPQVPPTAAIEIQALYADFARMADAIARRSLYLRDFAHAVSHEFKTPLAGIRGAIEILEDHGDGMSEADRRRFQSNIAADADRLALLVTRLLELARADMAGGVVPADTELAPILHHIADAYRADRFAVVVEVAGGSIAGISPAVLETVLVALIDNARQAGAGQVRLVVRWEEETVALDVIDDGPGIPIADRARIFEPFFTSRRADGGTGLGLPIVRSLLASAGATIALRDADSGTRFTLGLRAAG; this is encoded by the coding sequence ATGATCGAGGCGCTCAAGGCGCCGATCCGGCGGCACTGGCCGCGCCTCAGGCTCCGCACGATCCTGCTGCTGACGTTCGTTGCGGTGGCGGCGCTGCCCGGCTTCGGCGCGTTGTTCCTGCGCGTCTACGAGAACACGCTGGTCCGCCAGACCGAGGCCGAACTGGTCGCGCAGGGCGCGGCGCTGGCGGCTGTTGCCGCGGCCGACTGGCCGGGCGCGAAGCCGGTGCCGGAAAACGAACCGCAAGCGATGGATCCGGACGGCGTGGCGGGCGGCACGCTTTCGACCATAGACCTGCGCACGACGCCGATCTTGCCGGAGCGACCCGATCCGGTGTCGTCTGCTTCTCCTCCGCGCGCCGATGCGCTGGCAGCGGCCGGTCGTCTCACCCCGATCCTTCGCGCTACCTCGCGGACGACGCTGGCCTCGATCCTGCTGCTCGATGCCGAAGGACGCATCCTGACCGGGCCGAACAGCGGAGAAAGCTATGCCGCATTGCCGGAGGTCGCGGATGCGCTTCACGGCGATCCCGATACCGTGCTCCGCCGCAATGGCGCCTATCGGCAACGCTACGCGCTCGAATGGCTGAGCCGCGCGTCGGATCTGCGCATCCATCATGCGCGGCCGGTGATCGTCGAAGGGCATGTGGTGGGCGTGCTGCTGCTGTCGCGTTCGCCGCGTGCGCTGTTCCGGGGGCTGTACGAGGATCGCGGCAAGATCCTGTTGGGTATCGGCCTGATCTTCGCCGCGCTGGTCGTGCTGAGCGGGCTGTTGTCACGCGGCATCGCCCGACCGATCGAGGCGTTGAGCGAAGCGACCCGGCAGGTTGCGCTCGGCGGCGGCGGAGTTCCGCAGGTGCCGCCGACGGCGGCGATCGAGATCCAGGCGCTCTATGCTGATTTCGCGCGCATGGCGGATGCGATCGCGCGCCGCTCGCTCTACCTGCGCGACTTCGCCCATGCGGTCAGCCACGAATTCAAGACGCCGCTCGCCGGCATCCGCGGCGCGATCGAGATCCTCGAGGATCATGGCGATGGCATGAGCGAGGCGGATCGCCGCCGCTTCCAGTCCAACATCGCCGCCGACGCCGATCGCCTGGCGCTGCTCGTCACGAGGCTGCTGGAACTCGCGCGGGCCGATATGGCGGGCGGCGTTGTGCCGGCCGACACTGAGCTGGCCCCGATCCTTCATCACATCGCCGACGCCTATCGGGCCGACCGGTTTGCCGTCGTGGTCGAGGTCGCGGGCGGTTCAATCGCCGGAATATCGCCCGCCGTGCTCGAAACCGTGCTCGTCGCGCTGATCGACAACGCCCGGCAGGCCGGCGCCGGACAGGTCAGACTGGTCGTTCGATGGGAAGAAGAGACGGTCGCGCTCGATGTCATCGATGACGGCCCCGGCATCCCGATCGCCGATCGCGCGCGCATTTTCGAGCCGTTCTTCACCAGCCGCCGCGCGGATGGCGGAACCGGCCTCGGTCTGCCGATCGTGCGCTCTCTGCTCGCCTCCGCCGGCGCCACGATCGCGTTGCGCGACGCCGATTCCGGCACCCGGTTCACGCTGGGCCTTCGCGCCGCCGGGTAG
- the lepA gene encoding translation elongation factor 4, whose amino-acid sequence MTPLDRIRNFSIIAHIDHGKSTLADRLIQRTGGLSEREMTAQVLDNMDIEKERGITIKAQTVRLDYKGYVLNLMDTPGHVDFAYEVSRSLAACEGALLVVDAAQGVEAQTLANVYQSIEHDHEIVPVINKIDLPAAEPDKVKAEIEDIIGLPADDAVLASAKSGIGIDEILDAIVARIPAPKGDADAPLKAMLVDSWYDPYLGVVILIRVIDGSIKKGQQIKFMNAGTTHLVDRVGCFRPKIEQLADLGPGEIGFITAQIKEVSQTAVGDTITDAKRPAAEALPGFKEVQPVVFCGLFPVDANDFEKLRESISKLRLNDASFSFEMETSAALGFGFRCGFLGLLHLEIIQERLSREYDLDLITTAPSVVYRLHLSHSKTEEAQTIELHNPADMPDPNRIESIEEPWIEATIYVPDEYLGSILKLCQDRRGIQKDLTYVGGRAQMKYELPLNEVVFDFYDRLKSISRGYASFDYHQIGHREGDLVKMSILVNNEPVDALSMIVHRGTAEARGRGMCERLKDLIPRHLFKIPIQAAIGGKVIARETIAAMRKDVTAKCYGGDATRKRKLLEKQKEGKKRMREYGSVQIPQEAFIAALRMGDDA is encoded by the coding sequence ATGACTCCGCTCGACCGCATCCGCAATTTCTCGATCATCGCACATATCGACCATGGCAAGTCGACGCTCGCCGACCGTCTCATCCAGCGCACGGGCGGCCTCTCCGAGCGCGAGATGACGGCGCAAGTCCTTGATAACATGGACATCGAGAAGGAGCGGGGGATCACCATCAAGGCGCAGACCGTGCGCCTCGATTACAAGGGCTACGTCCTCAACCTGATGGACACGCCCGGCCACGTCGATTTCGCCTACGAGGTCTCGCGCAGCCTCGCCGCCTGCGAGGGCGCGCTGCTCGTCGTCGATGCCGCGCAGGGCGTGGAGGCGCAGACGCTCGCCAACGTCTACCAGTCGATCGAGCACGACCACGAGATCGTCCCCGTCATCAACAAGATCGACCTGCCCGCCGCCGAACCGGACAAGGTGAAGGCCGAGATCGAGGACATCATCGGGCTCCCGGCGGACGACGCCGTGCTCGCCTCGGCCAAGTCCGGCATCGGCATCGACGAGATCCTCGACGCGATCGTCGCGCGCATCCCCGCCCCCAAGGGCGATGCCGACGCGCCGCTCAAGGCGATGCTGGTCGACAGCTGGTACGACCCCTATCTCGGCGTCGTCATCCTGATCCGCGTGATCGACGGCTCGATCAAAAAGGGCCAGCAGATCAAGTTCATGAACGCCGGCACCACCCACCTGGTGGACCGCGTCGGCTGCTTCCGCCCCAAGATCGAGCAGCTCGCCGACCTCGGCCCCGGCGAGATCGGCTTCATCACCGCGCAGATCAAGGAGGTCAGCCAGACCGCCGTCGGCGACACCATCACCGACGCCAAGCGCCCCGCCGCCGAGGCCCTTCCGGGCTTCAAGGAAGTGCAGCCGGTGGTGTTCTGCGGCCTCTTCCCGGTGGACGCCAACGACTTCGAGAAGCTGCGCGAATCGATCTCCAAGCTGCGCCTCAACGATGCCTCGTTCAGCTTCGAGATGGAGACGTCGGCCGCGCTGGGCTTCGGCTTCCGCTGCGGCTTCCTCGGCCTGTTGCATCTGGAGATCATCCAGGAGCGGCTCAGCCGCGAATACGACCTCGACCTCATCACGACCGCCCCCTCGGTGGTCTATCGCCTCCACCTTAGCCATTCGAAGACCGAGGAGGCGCAGACGATCGAGCTGCACAACCCGGCCGACATGCCCGATCCCAACCGCATCGAGAGCATCGAGGAGCCGTGGATCGAGGCGACCATCTACGTGCCCGACGAATATCTCGGTTCCATCCTGAAGCTCTGCCAGGACCGGCGCGGTATCCAGAAGGATCTCACCTACGTCGGCGGCCGCGCGCAGATGAAGTACGAACTGCCGCTCAACGAGGTGGTGTTCGACTTCTACGACCGGCTGAAATCGATCTCGCGCGGCTATGCCTCCTTCGACTATCACCAGATCGGCCACCGCGAGGGCGATCTCGTGAAGATGTCGATCCTCGTCAACAATGAGCCGGTGGATGCGCTCAGCATGATCGTCCACCGCGGCACGGCGGAGGCGCGCGGGCGCGGCATGTGCGAGCGGCTGAAGGATTTGATCCCGCGCCACCTGTTCAAGATCCCGATCCAGGCGGCGATCGGCGGCAAGGTGATCGCCCGCGAGACGATCGCGGCGATGCGCAAGGACGTGACCGCGAAATGCTATGGCGGCGACGCGACGCGCAAGAGGAAGCTGCTGGAGAAGCAGAAGGAAGGCAAGAAGCGGATGCGCGAGTACGGAAGCGTGCAGATCCCGCAGGAGGCGTTCATCGCGGCGTTGAGGATGGGCGACGACGCCTGA
- a CDS encoding FAD-dependent oxidoreductase, whose protein sequence is MRHIAVIGSGPAGFYTAEAALKTFGSEVRVDLIDRLPVPYGLIRSGVAPDHQSIKAVTRRYENTAGDEQVRFFGNVTVGQDVTVEELRGLYDAVVVCTGAPADKRLGVPGDDLPGVIGSAAFVGWYNGHPDFAGLHPPLDGETVAVIGNGNVALDVARILAKTPEEFAGSDIVGHALEALRLSKVRRIIVCGRRGPHQIAMTPKELGELGQLTRAAPLVDPAAFPPIDQDETLDPGHRKSVGLLRGYAAKGAGDKPVTIDFRFFASPVAVLGTDRVDAIRLEHTHLAADGHAEGDGQSEEIACSMVVSCIGYRSITIEGLPYDDKAGHFANVDGRIGGIGSGLYCAGWARRGPTGTIGTNRPDGFQIVEEMAKDLPNAQGKAGGDGLARLLADRGVSAVSFEDWRRIEEAENLHARDGSPREKFVDLAEMIAAARPA, encoded by the coding sequence ATGCGCCACATCGCGGTGATCGGTTCCGGCCCGGCGGGCTTCTACACGGCGGAAGCCGCGCTCAAGACATTCGGAAGCGAGGTGCGCGTCGACCTGATCGACCGCCTCCCCGTCCCCTACGGCCTGATTCGCTCCGGCGTGGCGCCCGATCACCAGTCGATCAAGGCGGTGACGCGGCGATACGAGAATACCGCCGGCGACGAGCAGGTGCGCTTCTTCGGCAACGTGACGGTCGGCCAGGACGTGACGGTGGAGGAACTGCGCGGCCTCTACGACGCGGTGGTGGTCTGCACCGGCGCGCCCGCCGACAAGCGGCTCGGCGTGCCGGGCGACGATCTCCCCGGCGTGATCGGGTCAGCCGCGTTCGTCGGCTGGTATAACGGGCACCCCGATTTCGCCGGCCTCCACCCTCCCCTCGACGGCGAGACGGTCGCGGTGATCGGCAACGGCAACGTCGCGCTCGACGTCGCGCGCATCCTCGCCAAGACGCCGGAGGAATTCGCCGGCTCCGATATCGTGGGCCACGCGCTGGAGGCGCTGAGGCTCTCCAAGGTCCGCCGGATCATCGTCTGCGGCCGGCGCGGCCCGCACCAGATCGCGATGACACCGAAGGAATTGGGCGAACTGGGCCAGCTCACCCGCGCAGCCCCGCTGGTCGATCCGGCCGCCTTCCCACCCATCGATCAGGACGAGACCCTCGATCCCGGCCACCGCAAATCGGTCGGTCTGCTGCGCGGCTATGCGGCGAAGGGCGCCGGCGACAAGCCCGTCACCATCGACTTCCGCTTCTTCGCCTCACCGGTCGCCGTGCTCGGGACGGATCGTGTCGACGCTATCCGGCTCGAGCACACCCACCTCGCCGCCGATGGCCATGCCGAGGGCGACGGCCAGAGCGAGGAGATCGCCTGCTCGATGGTGGTGAGTTGCATCGGCTACCGCAGCATCACGATCGAGGGCCTGCCCTATGACGACAAGGCCGGCCATTTCGCCAATGTCGACGGCCGGATCGGCGGCATCGGCTCGGGCCTCTATTGCGCGGGATGGGCGCGGCGCGGGCCGACCGGCACGATCGGCACCAACCGTCCGGACGGGTTCCAGATCGTCGAGGAAATGGCAAAGGATCTGCCCAACGCGCAGGGCAAGGCGGGTGGCGACGGTCTCGCACGGCTCCTTGCCGATCGCGGCGTCAGCGCCGTGAGCTTCGAGGACTGGCGGCGAATCGAGGAGGCCGAGAACCTCCACGCGCGCGATGGTTCCCCACGCGAGAAATTCGTCGATCTGGCCGAGATGATCGCCGCCGCGCGCCCCGCCTGA
- a CDS encoding DUF4153 domain-containing protein, which produces MRRRGTRFSFLAKIAVVVPLIAAADMLFQDKIGSWLGGLMLAWVLALIVVRPALRRGPALVAAGIAAALALVMADAPGLLGWAMFWVAISIAALLPYADGFDDAWRWAVRLAAHGATGPLAPIVDLLRLLRPRPHRGRITIRAVVAILALPIVMGALFVALFATANPLIARAFDAIRLPSPGEVAFWLAMLVLLWPTFRPSRWPTRIVTVLPDAEVTLPGASMPSVLIALGLFNAIFAIQNGLDIAFLWSGAPLPAGTTMADYAHQGAYPLIATAILAGVFVLATLKPGSATATNPTIRRLVTLWVGQNILLVASSILRTGDYIEAFSLTELRIAALLWMGLVALGLALILWRMLTGRSARWLINANALAATIVLSVSTVVDWGAVAATWNVRHAREVVGSGPALDLCYLDRLGSSALPALLELEQRPLMPSLRARVVRVRQEVMTGSWSIDDGGLVARQADWHSWTWRDARRLSRAEAAAGSQVKRPVSMPANLATWSCDGSITLAAPPKPAPLTKAAKP; this is translated from the coding sequence ATGCGACGTCGCGGCACGCGCTTTTCCTTCCTCGCCAAGATCGCGGTGGTGGTGCCGCTGATCGCGGCGGCGGACATGCTCTTTCAGGACAAGATCGGCTCCTGGCTGGGCGGCCTGATGCTGGCCTGGGTGCTCGCGCTGATCGTGGTGCGGCCCGCGCTTCGTCGTGGCCCGGCGCTGGTCGCGGCCGGTATCGCCGCCGCTTTGGCGCTCGTCATGGCGGACGCGCCCGGCCTGCTCGGCTGGGCGATGTTCTGGGTCGCGATCTCGATCGCCGCGCTGTTGCCCTATGCGGATGGCTTCGACGATGCGTGGCGCTGGGCGGTGCGTCTGGCGGCACATGGCGCCACCGGCCCGCTCGCGCCGATCGTCGATCTGCTGCGCCTGCTGCGCCCGCGCCCGCATCGCGGACGCATCACGATCCGCGCGGTGGTGGCGATCCTTGCCTTGCCGATCGTCATGGGCGCGCTGTTCGTGGCGCTGTTCGCCACCGCCAACCCACTGATCGCGCGCGCCTTCGATGCGATCCGCCTGCCGTCGCCCGGCGAAGTCGCCTTCTGGCTGGCGATGCTGGTGCTGCTCTGGCCCACCTTCCGCCCGAGCCGCTGGCCGACGCGCATCGTCACGGTGTTGCCAGATGCCGAGGTGACGCTGCCGGGCGCGTCGATGCCCTCGGTGCTGATCGCGCTCGGCCTGTTCAACGCGATCTTCGCGATCCAGAACGGGCTCGACATCGCCTTCCTGTGGAGCGGTGCGCCGCTGCCCGCCGGCACAACGATGGCGGATTATGCCCACCAGGGTGCCTATCCGCTGATCGCCACCGCGATCCTCGCCGGGGTGTTCGTGCTGGCGACGCTGAAGCCGGGATCTGCCACCGCCACCAACCCGACGATCCGCCGGCTGGTGACCCTGTGGGTGGGCCAGAACATCCTGCTCGTCGCCTCCTCGATCCTGCGGACCGGCGATTATATCGAGGCTTTCTCGCTGACCGAGCTGCGCATCGCCGCCTTGCTGTGGATGGGGCTGGTCGCGCTCGGCCTCGCGCTGATCCTGTGGAGGATGCTGACTGGCCGAAGCGCCCGCTGGCTGATCAACGCCAATGCTCTGGCCGCGACGATCGTGCTGTCGGTTTCGACGGTTGTCGACTGGGGCGCGGTGGCGGCCACCTGGAACGTTCGCCACGCACGCGAGGTGGTGGGCAGCGGGCCGGCGCTCGATCTCTGCTATCTCGACCGGCTCGGCTCCTCGGCGCTCCCCGCGCTGCTGGAGCTGGAGCAGCGTCCGCTGATGCCATCGCTCAGGGCGCGGGTCGTCCGCGTGCGTCAGGAGGTGATGACCGGGAGTTGGTCCATTGACGATGGCGGCCTCGTCGCCCGGCAGGCGGACTGGCATAGCTGGACGTGGCGCGATGCCCGCCGTCTGTCCCGGGCCGAAGCGGCCGCCGGGTCGCAGGTGAAGCGGCCCGTGTCCATGCCCGCCAACCTTGCGACCTGGTCGTGCGACGGCAGTATCACACTCGCCGCGCCGCCGAAGCCCGCCCCATTGACCAAGGCGGCGAAGCCATGA
- a CDS encoding flagellin N-terminal helical domain-containing protein — protein MTVINSNSAALRAQNGTRLANQQLQTAMARLSSGNRINTASDDAAGLAISNSMTSQINGMNQAISNANDGVSMAQTADGALSEVTNMLQRIRELAVQSASGTYSDDDRTNMQAEVGLLTQQITNTLTSSNFNGVNLFDGSAGGGTGVVSIQVGADSGDTIDMDFGAITDTTTATSVATVADANTALGTVDDQLKVVDNARAKLGAAESRMNSVVNSLTDNVTNMTDARSRISDTDFSVETTNLAKAQILNQAATAMLAQANQSAQGVMKLLGG, from the coding sequence ATGACGGTAATCAATTCCAACTCGGCGGCCCTGCGCGCCCAGAACGGGACGCGGCTGGCGAACCAGCAGCTGCAGACCGCCATGGCGCGCCTGTCGTCGGGCAATCGCATCAACACCGCGTCGGACGACGCCGCCGGCCTCGCCATCTCGAACTCGATGACGTCGCAGATCAACGGCATGAACCAGGCGATCTCTAACGCCAATGACGGCGTATCGATGGCCCAGACCGCCGACGGCGCGCTGAGCGAAGTCACCAACATGCTGCAACGCATCCGCGAACTCGCGGTGCAGTCCGCCTCGGGCACCTACAGCGACGACGACCGCACCAACATGCAGGCGGAAGTCGGGCTGCTGACCCAGCAGATCACCAACACGCTGACCAGCAGCAACTTCAACGGCGTGAACCTGTTCGACGGTTCGGCCGGCGGCGGCACCGGCGTCGTCTCGATCCAGGTCGGCGCCGATTCCGGCGACACGATCGACATGGACTTCGGCGCGATCACCGACACGACCACCGCCACCTCGGTCGCCACTGTCGCCGATGCCAACACGGCGCTCGGTACGGTGGACGACCAGCTCAAGGTGGTCGACAACGCCCGCGCCAAGCTGGGTGCCGCCGAGAGCCGCATGAACTCGGTGGTCAACTCGCTGACCGACAACGTCACCAACATGACCGACGCCCGTTCGCGCATCTCCGACACGGATTTCTCGGTCGAGACCACCAACCTCGCCAAGGCGCAGATCCTGAACCAGGCCGCCACCGCGATGCTCGCCCAGGCGAACCAGTCGGCCCAGGGCGTGATGAAGCTGCTCGGCGGCTAA
- a CDS encoding GIY-YIG nuclease family protein: protein MKQPAVYIMASRKSGTLYTGVTSNLPQRVWQHREGTADGFTKRYGCTLLVWFEPHATMESAILREKQIKAGSRAKKLALVETLNPDWRDLYADLF, encoded by the coding sequence ATGAAGCAGCCCGCCGTCTACATCATGGCCTCGCGCAAGAGCGGCACCCTCTACACCGGCGTCACCTCGAACCTCCCCCAGCGCGTCTGGCAGCATCGAGAAGGCACCGCCGACGGTTTCACGAAGCGCTACGGCTGCACGCTGCTCGTCTGGTTCGAACCGCACGCCACAATGGAAAGCGCGATCCTGCGCGAGAAGCAGATCAAGGCCGGATCGCGCGCGAAGAAGCTGGCGCTTGTCGAGACGCTGAACCCGGACTGGCGGGATCTGTATGCGGATTTATTCTGA
- a CDS encoding acyl-CoA desaturase, translating to MAEVHDAYAVNSLVAVPGAAPVEGQVRWDPGHSLWNGGMMLCAFILCPLTASIPAAVIFLVTTAAGLLFGHSVGFHRRLIHRSFDCSRWVEYVLVWIGTAVGMSGPFWMIRTHDLRDWAQRRGDCHDYLAHRRPMLIDAWWQLHCRLVLKRPPEFDLGQAGTDRFYRFLERTWMLQQLPIAGLLFLCGGWGWVAWGICLRVTVSVTGHWFVGHLAHRCGPQSWLVDGAGVQAHDVPWAAIPTMGEAWHNNHHAFPRSARIGLYPGQSDWGYAFIRLLERLGLAWNIVLPEHLDRAGVLTRATPATERRTRTRLGGA from the coding sequence ATGGCCGAGGTGCACGATGCGTATGCCGTCAATTCGCTGGTGGCCGTACCGGGCGCTGCGCCGGTCGAGGGGCAAGTGCGATGGGATCCCGGTCACTCGCTCTGGAATGGCGGAATGATGCTCTGCGCGTTCATCCTCTGCCCGTTGACGGCCTCGATCCCGGCGGCGGTGATCTTCCTGGTGACCACGGCAGCCGGGCTGTTGTTCGGCCATAGCGTCGGCTTTCACCGACGTCTGATCCATCGCAGCTTCGACTGCTCGCGCTGGGTGGAATATGTCCTGGTCTGGATCGGCACGGCCGTGGGCATGAGTGGCCCGTTCTGGATGATCCGTACCCACGATCTGCGCGACTGGGCGCAGCGGCGGGGCGACTGTCACGATTATCTGGCACATCGTCGGCCGATGCTGATCGATGCGTGGTGGCAGCTGCATTGCCGACTGGTGCTGAAGCGCCCACCGGAATTCGACCTCGGGCAGGCCGGCACGGATCGCTTCTACCGCTTCCTCGAGCGAACGTGGATGCTCCAGCAGCTTCCGATCGCAGGGCTGCTCTTCCTGTGCGGCGGATGGGGCTGGGTTGCATGGGGCATCTGCCTGCGCGTGACCGTATCGGTGACCGGCCACTGGTTCGTCGGCCACCTCGCGCACCGGTGCGGGCCGCAGAGCTGGCTTGTCGATGGCGCAGGCGTTCAGGCGCACGACGTGCCTTGGGCGGCGATCCCCACTATGGGCGAGGCCTGGCACAACAATCACCACGCCTTCCCGCGATCGGCGAGGATCGGCCTTTATCCCGGCCAGAGTGATTGGGGTTACGCCTTCATCCGTCTGCTCGAACGGTTAGGGCTGGCTTGGAATATCGTCCTGCCGGAACATCTGGATCGAGCCGGCGTGCTGACGCGCGCCACACCGGCCACCGAACGGCGGACTCGCACCCGGCTTGGAGGCGCGTGA
- a CDS encoding response regulator transcription factor — protein sequence MPRTILVVDDDPHIRQLLVFALAKAGLNTIEAEDGEAALAQARVHGPDLIVLDINMPRMDGIEVCRRLRGEGDVPILFLSSRDDEIDRILGIELGADDYVTKPFSPREVVARVMAILRRVSGRPPEVERAATALRHGRLTLDPEGWQAQWGGEAVALTVTEFAILRTLAAMPSKVFSRDAIIDRLRGPGFALTDRTIDSHVRNLRAKFAGHGAEDLIETRPGIGYRIGACGG from the coding sequence ATGCCCCGCACTATTCTCGTGGTCGACGACGATCCGCACATCCGCCAGCTGCTCGTCTTTGCGCTCGCCAAGGCGGGGCTGAACACGATCGAGGCGGAGGATGGCGAGGCGGCGCTGGCGCAGGCCCGTGTGCACGGGCCGGACCTGATCGTGCTCGACATCAACATGCCGCGGATGGATGGGATCGAGGTCTGCCGGCGCCTGCGCGGGGAGGGCGATGTGCCGATCCTCTTCCTCTCCTCGCGCGACGACGAGATCGACCGGATCCTCGGCATCGAGCTCGGCGCCGACGATTATGTCACCAAGCCGTTCAGTCCGCGCGAGGTGGTGGCCCGCGTCATGGCGATCCTGCGCCGGGTGAGCGGGCGGCCGCCCGAGGTCGAGCGGGCCGCGACGGCGCTCAGGCATGGCCGGCTCACCCTCGATCCCGAAGGATGGCAGGCGCAATGGGGTGGGGAGGCCGTGGCGCTCACCGTCACCGAGTTCGCTATCCTGCGCACGCTGGCGGCGATGCCGTCCAAGGTGTTCAGTCGCGATGCGATCATCGACCGGCTGCGCGGCCCCGGCTTCGCTCTCACCGACCGGACGATCGACAGCCATGTCCGCAATCTGCGCGCCAAGTTCGCCGGTCACGGCGCCGAGGATCTGATCGAGACCCGGCCGGGCATCGGCTATCGCATCGGTGCCTGCGGCGGATGA
- a CDS encoding VOC family protein: MAMPYERIVQNAYIVNDIEAAALRWSAALNIGPFVLLEGIEMPMIHRGTEGRIALSAALAHAGDIQIELIQQLSDGPSAYRDVYAPGEEGFHHVAILCRDFEGAVARHEALGHPAAMLFGQPDGRTAYMDARADTGGMIELYSDYAGIKDLYELVAARAAEWDGRAVIARP, from the coding sequence ATGGCGATGCCGTATGAGCGGATCGTCCAGAACGCCTACATCGTGAACGACATCGAAGCGGCCGCCCTGCGGTGGAGCGCGGCACTGAACATCGGGCCGTTCGTGCTGCTCGAAGGCATCGAGATGCCGATGATCCATCGCGGCACCGAAGGGCGCATCGCGCTGTCGGCGGCGCTCGCCCATGCCGGCGACATCCAGATCGAGCTGATCCAGCAGCTGAGCGACGGGCCGTCCGCCTATCGCGACGTCTATGCGCCGGGGGAGGAGGGCTTCCACCACGTCGCCATCCTGTGCCGCGATTTCGAGGGCGCGGTGGCGCGGCACGAGGCGCTGGGGCATCCGGCGGCGATGCTCTTCGGCCAGCCCGACGGCCGAACCGCCTATATGGACGCGCGCGCCGACACCGGCGGGATGATCGAGCTGTATTCCGATTATGCCGGGATCAAGGATCTGTACGAGCTGGTCGCGGCGCGCGCGGCGGAATGGGACGGGCGCGCGGTGATCGCGCGGCCGTAG
- a CDS encoding metalloregulator ArsR/SmtB family transcription factor, whose product MQRVFEALSSVTRRKILAYLAHSELNAGDIAARFEMSKPAVSQHLAILEGAGLVESEKRGQYVFYRLVPDNLANTLHGFVQEVCPVSRPLKAESAERARRQHKPED is encoded by the coding sequence ATGCAGCGCGTGTTCGAAGCCCTCTCCTCCGTCACGAGGCGGAAGATCCTTGCCTATCTCGCGCATAGCGAACTCAACGCCGGGGACATCGCGGCGCGCTTCGAGATGTCGAAGCCGGCGGTCTCGCAGCACCTGGCGATTCTGGAAGGCGCCGGGCTGGTGGAGAGCGAGAAGCGCGGGCAATATGTGTTCTACCGGTTGGTGCCCGACAATCTCGCGAACACGCTGCATGGTTTCGTGCAGGAGGTCTGCCCGGTTTCGCGCCCGCTCAAGGCCGAAAGCGCGGAACGGGCGCGGCGGCAGCATAAGCCTGAGGATTGA
- a CDS encoding nuclear transport factor 2 family protein, with amino-acid sequence MDYVADRIALTDVMLTYAKGVDQRDLALYASVFDENVEIVGFGDQTVRGRDAWVAYVEEALKAFGPTQHMLGPQLATIDGDTAHCRTDVQALHFMKDAPKRTLTLWATYNTDMKRTDEGWKIVRHELESRGIRVQEDADGDAV; translated from the coding sequence ATGGACTATGTGGCCGATCGGATCGCGCTGACCGATGTCATGCTGACCTATGCCAAGGGCGTCGACCAGCGCGACCTCGCGCTCTACGCCTCGGTATTCGACGAGAATGTCGAGATCGTCGGCTTCGGCGACCAGACCGTCCGGGGCCGCGACGCGTGGGTCGCCTATGTCGAGGAGGCGCTGAAGGCGTTCGGCCCGACCCAGCATATGCTGGGGCCGCAGCTGGCGACGATCGACGGCGACACCGCGCATTGCCGCACCGACGTGCAGGCGCTCCACTTCATGAAGGACGCGCCGAAGCGCACGCTGACGCTCTGGGCGACCTACAATACCGACATGAAGCGGACGGACGAAGGCTGGAAGATCGTTCGCCACGAACTCGAATCGCGCGGCATCCGGGTGCAGGAGGATGCCGATGGCGATGCCGTATGA